The region GTTTATGGAGCGTTTGAACGAGGGGATCAGGTGTTTGTGCAGCGTAATAGCCACAAATCTGTTTTTCATGCAGTACAAATTGCAGGCTTGGTTCCTATTTTGTTAACGCCAGAGTTTGATCATGATTCGAGTCACGCTATTGGGATATCGGTTGAAACAGTAGCTGAAGCGGTACGTCAGTATCCAGATGCTAAGGGTATTATCTTAACTTATCCAAATTAC is a window of Desertibacillus haloalkaliphilus DNA encoding:
- a CDS encoding aminotransferase class I/II-fold pyridoxal phosphate-dependent enzyme → VYGAFERGDQVFVQRNSHKSVFHAVQIAGLVPILLTPEFDHDSSHAIGISVETVAEAVRQYPDAKGIILTYPNYYGVSIDLQETITTAKKHDLLVLVDEAHAAHYCLGTPFPVSTLQ